The window tttcatctataaatatggCACCATTCCTAATTGAGTTTCACCAACTCGAAAAATGGCACTAAAATCTCTTCTTGGGTTAGGTCTCTTGATCGGGTGCATCGCATTGCCACTCGCTCAAGCTCAGCTTGTTGGGCTTGGAGGCCTTCTTGGCCCTAATTTTGGCCTTCTCCGAATCCAAGGCGTTCTCTTCTGCACTTCCAACGGAAACGTTGGTGTCAATGCCACCGCCACCCCCGTTTTCCCTAGTACGTTCGCATCTAAACTCATATTCAATTCTTGATTCCGATATGAACGTCCCATACAAATGTTACTTTGGGGtgacaaaattattttttagtaatgatATGTAActtattaaatgtataagattattcaattcatattcaactcttcaatccaatataattaaaatcttccaaacaaatgtataaaattattcCTTTAATTAATGATGTGTAAGTTATTGAACTTTgaccaaattataattttatgcacCAACTTAATCCtgaatttatccaaatttatagtactattatttggTTTGTGGTGTAGATGCTTTGGTGCAGCTGCAGTGTGGTGGAAATGTGGTGTCTACTGCTACAACAGATGGTTCGGGTGTATTTTCGATATTGATGGACCCCGTCAACCTTCTTCTCTCGACACTCCTCTCCGGCTGCAGGCTCGCTGTCAACACGCCTCTTGCCTCGTGCAACGCGAGCTTGCCATCTGTCGGCGGCCTAGTCTCGAACCTGCAGTTCATCGGAAACACTGTGACCGGTCTCATGAACGTCGCCAACTTGATTCCCACCGGTTTTCAATTCAATGCTAATTTGCACTAGTGCTCTCAATATATGATGTTGTGTTCCACTACATATATCAATAAATGGAATGTGGACATGATAAAAATGACTTGAAGAAATTACTAAGATACTCATTATCAATTCGCAACTGTATTACTATTAATCATGTATTGAACCTTGGATATTTATATCACAtgtcacatgtatcatgcatTTATGTCTATCTAATTCAATTATCATACTAATTTTTTAGCagtttacattattaaatcatGCGTATTTTGGACGGAGATTGTGACATTAACGGCCTTAGAACTGAGTTTAGTGGCCAGAAAGTAATCATTTCCCTCTAATTGTGGAAATGTGGGTTGGTTTATATTATAGGGTTGAGACCACTAGCACTGCCcttaattatgtgataatCATTTCAGGtatataccgcaaaagtaaaAGGGGAGACTATATCTATATACATAAACAAAAGTAACATTAAatcaaactaatatatatcaaaataatgttTCATTCGATTATCCTAACAATTATAAGAAATGTCACGCAAGAAATTAAATCATGTTGATTTCGATTGATCTACGTAAaaagtactatatataaatcaaaattgtgGACAAAGTTAAAATATGTATAGATTATAAGATCAAATATAGGTAgatataatttagaaatatgcgTGACGAACAATTATGGAAATCGAAAGAGTTCTACTGTTCTAGTATCATAAAATAAGTCATAAAAGTTACTCCTACTTCTTAGTTCAGAGTTTATCACCGACTGCTGCTGGAATGTATTTGACAATCTTGTATAAGTCTTGGTATAGCTTTAAAGTGcatttaatgtataaatatatatataaaccatTTGTTGACAGATAGTAATATTCTTTACACACGATTTGAATCCCATATGtattactctctctttctctctaaaCCATCTTGTTGAGACGTAATATTCgttacaatttatttaatcccaAACAATTTTGTTGAGGCATAATATTcattacaaattatttaatccCAAATGCATTTATCTCTTTCACTTTTTTGGGTAGGACTATGAGCTGTCGCATGTGCGCGTACGCTTCTTGCAATTACCAACTAGTCTTGCTTggagaattttaattaagtaacgATCTTGCGACATATCAAAGTAGTTTATTACCTATGAATTGGCCATTAAAGTTGAATGTTGACAACTGAGTGAGTGAGTTTACAGTGTTGTGACATTTATGTTGCCGATGTCTTAAGTAGCTAGcataaaacaaagtaaaattatatactactccctccgtccccaaaaaatatgaactatttctttttttatctgtccctaaaaaatatgaactttctaatgttgaaaaattcaaataacatACTAtccctacacatcattttatttacaacttatattaTTACCATTAACACTTATACCATTATAATAATGTGGACATCactctccactaacattatttctactaccctctctctctctcttttacttttcccCTTATTTACTAAATCTCGTACCGAACCCAAAGTTCATAtgctttggggacggagggagtatgtaaaTTGAAGGGAGCAACATGTGGGATCCATTTGTGAGATTTGTGGCTTGAGTTGTGAGTCCAGGTGGACGTACATTGTTACATTATTGGAAGTATGACTTTCCTCGCTTGGACTCCTGTTTCCTTGATAGCTCTTCTTTTAAGCAAGTGGTTTGATctcttttgaaaaaattaccCTATGAAGCCTTTGGATTTTTTTACTTGTACCGcatagaaaatattaaagatgAGAAATGAATTTTACTTATAGCAAAAAGtttttaactaaaaagaaaTCCTTTCATTGACGCATAAAAATTGGATGAAAATATCTGACAATTTTGAAAGGGATGTTGTAGATAAGATTGGACGTTGTTGTTTGCAGAAATGGGAACCTATTCCATCGTGCACTCTTATGATGAATAGTGATATAAATATTCTCTAGGAGGGTCGAGTTGGATTGGGTGTGATCTTTAGAGATGGAAAAGAGGTTGGTTGTCTTCGCTTTTAAGACTGAACTTAGAGTGGCTAGGTCGACAACATTGATGGAAGGTATCACAATTCGGTATGGTATGAATATGGTCCTTTTGCAGAATATCTCTATGGTATACATGCAATGTGATAACCAAAAATTGGTTAGGAAATTACATGGTGACATAGACCTTGATCCCTACAGTGAGGTTGTGAAAGATGACATCTTGGCTGTTGCGAGAAGAGTTGATGTATCGATTTTCAATTCATTCTCAGAGCTTATAGTCGTGTTGTTCACTTATAGTCTATAAGTCCAAACTTTGTAGGAGTAAActttattccaaaaaatattttgtctattGTATCCGAACAAACATgcatcataaatttataaaattagtaccttatttctaaaaaaaattactaaacatttgtttttttgtttgatatattaCTACCAATATTTTGATCCATGTGTTATTTCGCCCTCTGCCGTGAATGTTTATAGATTCCATTGTAGAAgtaaattttgtcacacttGAAATATTCGACCATACAATGAAATGAATGTCAAACAAATTGAACCCCTTTACCACATTTCACCGAGTAGGTAAATATCCCTAAATTAGTGAATTGAGGGGCTGGCAAGTTGCAATGGCATGGACATCTATTATGAAATGGGCACTTAGTAGTATCTCTGTTTTGTGGGTTACAAAATAGTGTCCATCCAAATTTCGATCCGTTGTTAATAATCCTCTACATGGATTTTTGCACATAACGGTCATTTTGCATATATTATCAAACCTCATAAATCTACATCTCCATTTTCTCTCACACACATTATCAAAAGATGTATTGGTGtataaatcattaaatatgGATTTGGATGATCATTTTACAATGAATAGTCTCAAGCAAGATTCTCACTTCATTGTTGGATATATAGAGCTACTTTCTATGCAATGAAAATGTTAAGGACTCAACTTTTAGTTacaagtaaaaataatgttacCCCATCCCCATTCGAGATAATAAAAATGCTACTCCACtattaagtattaaaaataagattgtGGTCTGGCTGTATGAGAATTGAAGGCAACTGACAAAGGAGGTCCTACTCATGTCATGAGTCTTGTAAAATCATAGAGATGTTATGCATCTGTATCTTTCACAAGTGCATTGTAACTCATTTTCAAGGCTCAGCATTATTTACTCAATTCATAGTATTTTCTTGGTAAGGTAATTTCACAGTTGGATAGTTTAACCTTATGCATAAATGTTTTCAAGTCTTCTAATTCAAAATTGTGATACTAAACAAATCCATAATAGTACATTGATCTCAAGGGTCAAAAGAGTCTTTTTgtctctctgtctctctcttgtgtgtgtgtgtgtgtgtgtgtgaacaTTATTGAATGGAATACCAAACTTTTGCGGCCTTGAATAGCTGCTTTCCTAAATTATATAACACCAGCTGCATTGTGTAGATTAGATGGGCATAAGTGTAGATTAAGACCTTTCAAATGTGTCTTTATGTACACCAAAACATGTGCAACACTTTGACTAAACCAAACTATatgattcttttcttttggttTTGATCAATGATTAGACTAAGAAGATGGGACCTTGCACATGCTCAGCTTGAGACATGTGATCCAACcctttttcagtttttaatttttgtgacaTCTTAAGTGGCAACACATTAACTAGAAAGCCTCCTTGATGGAGACAAGCACAAACACAACTACATCTAAACCCCAAATCC is drawn from Salvia hispanica cultivar TCC Black 2014 chromosome 6, UniMelb_Shisp_WGS_1.0, whole genome shotgun sequence and contains these coding sequences:
- the LOC125191740 gene encoding phylloplanin-like is translated as MALKSLLGLGLLIGCIALPLAQAQLVGLGGLLGPNFGLLRIQGVLFCTSNGNVGVNATATPVFPNALVQLQCGGNVVSTATTDGSGVFSILMDPVNLLLSTLLSGCRLAVNTPLASCNASLPSVGGLVSNLQFIGNTVTGLMNVANLIPTGFQFNANLH